Genomic segment of Chrysiogenes arsenatis DSM 11915:
CGGAATTATGTTGTGAAAGGAATCTTGGAAAAACGGGGCAGTGCTCGCAACACGCACTACACATTAGCCAGCCCTGCTATACAGTGAGGAGAAGATATGTTCCGTATCGGCACCGGATATGATGTTCACCGCCTTGTCGAAGGGCGCCCGTGCATTCTTGGAGGAGTCACTATCCCGCATCACCTTGGCCTGCTTGGCCATTCTGATGCCGACGTCCTGCTCCACGCTATCAGCGACGCCCTGCTCGGCGCGCTCGCCCTCGGCGATATTGGCGCTCACTTTCCTGATACCGATCCCGCGTATAGTGGCGCTGACAGCCGTATCTTACTCCGCGCTGTCGTGGCCTTAATTCATCAAAAAGGCTACCGCGTTGGCAATCTTGACAGTGTTATCATGGCGGAACGGCCTAAACTCCGTTCGTATATCGATGCCATACGGCACAATATTGCACTTGATCTCCAGCTCGATATTGAATCGGTAAGCGTTAAAGCTACCACAACCGAAAAGCTTGGCTTTGTCGGACGCGAAGAAGGCATTGCCGCCCAGGCTGTCGTGATCATTTTCAAAAAAGGTGAACCATGAAACACGTCGGAATTATCGCCAAACCAGATGCCCAGAAAGCGCCACAAATTGTCGAAGGATTGATCCGCTACCTTGAAAAAAAGCAAATTGAATGGAACGTAGACGAAGATACCGCCCGCATTATTGAATTGGATAACGGCATGCCCAAAGCGGCGCTCGTCAACCATGTGGAGCTGTTGATTGCTCTTGGCGGCGACGGCACCATCTTGGGCGTGGCGCGTTTGATGGTAGGGAGCGATA
This window contains:
- the ispF gene encoding 2-C-methyl-D-erythritol 2,4-cyclodiphosphate synthase — protein: MFRIGTGYDVHRLVEGRPCILGGVTIPHHLGLLGHSDADVLLHAISDALLGALALGDIGAHFPDTDPAYSGADSRILLRAVVALIHQKGYRVGNLDSVIMAERPKLRSYIDAIRHNIALDLQLDIESVSVKATTTEKLGFVGREEGIAAQAVVIIFKKGEP